A portion of the bacterium genome contains these proteins:
- a CDS encoding dihydroorotate dehydrogenase electron transfer subunit — translation MCTPDGIKPALTAAVVSQHELVGTGLWRMALSVPTWSGKEPEPGQFIMLRVSEGFEPLLARPFGVAGFERNGESAVIEIIYRVVGRGTGLMARWVPGREASFLGPLGRGFTLPPEGSRTILVAGGVGLPPLLAMARRLSALGRAREVTLLYGESSRDRLLHLELRTFPGVGTFTCTEDGSCGTAGLVTDLLAPRLDEKGTHLFVCGPSPMIKAVRGMVAGRGLAAQYSLEARMACGFGVCSGCAVMIAGRGYVRVCREGPVFDGDELTEESFGDI, via the coding sequence ATGTGCACCCCTGACGGCATCAAACCTGCCCTGACCGCAGCGGTGGTCTCCCAGCATGAACTGGTGGGTACCGGCCTGTGGAGGATGGCCCTTTCAGTCCCCACATGGTCCGGAAAGGAGCCCGAACCGGGGCAGTTCATCATGCTCAGGGTCTCTGAAGGGTTCGAACCCCTCCTGGCGAGGCCCTTCGGAGTGGCCGGTTTCGAGAGGAACGGCGAATCTGCCGTCATCGAGATCATTTACCGTGTCGTCGGAAGGGGGACAGGGCTCATGGCCCGGTGGGTTCCTGGGCGGGAAGCCAGTTTCCTGGGCCCCCTGGGCAGGGGGTTTACCCTGCCCCCGGAGGGAAGCCGGACCATCCTTGTCGCCGGCGGGGTCGGTCTGCCGCCCCTGCTGGCCATGGCACGCCGCCTGTCCGCACTGGGCAGGGCCCGGGAGGTGACACTCCTTTACGGAGAATCGAGCCGGGACCGGCTCCTTCATCTGGAGTTGCGGACTTTCCCGGGAGTCGGGACCTTCACCTGCACCGAGGACGGTTCCTGCGGGACCGCGGGGCTGGTAACGGACCTCCTGGCGCCGAGGCTCGATGAGAAGGGGACCCACCTGTTCGTCTGCGGCCCCAGCCCCATGATAAAGGCCGTCCGAGGGATGGTCGCGGGCAGGGGCCTGGCGGCCCAGTACTCCCTGGAGGCGAGGATGGCCTGCGGTTTCGGCGTCTGTTCCGGGTGCGCGGTGATGATCGCCGGCAGGGGGTACGTCAGGGTGTGCCGCGAAGGCCCGGTGTTCGACGGGGATGAACTGACGGAAGAGTCGTTCGGGGACATCTGA
- a CDS encoding dihydroorotate dehydrogenase, whose protein sequence is MKDIDLSVDLGRGLVLPNPVMTASGTFGYGEEASEYFDIAELGAVVVKGISAEPRQGNPPPRVVETPSGMLNSIGLQNVGMEAFIAEKMPFLRKRGARVIVNVLGSTVEEYIKVCETLSGVEGISALEINISCPNVKEGGVQFGMKQALAAGLVKALRPVTELHLMVKLSPNCGDIAGVACAVQGAGADSVSLINTITGMEIDIATRKPFLGGLVGGLSGPAVTPVALRMVHEAFKAVKIPVVGIGGISDSATALKFLIAGARAVQVGTATFVDPLAPVRILEGVRKYCMEEGVGVLELSGSLVTDTG, encoded by the coding sequence ATGAAGGATATCGATCTCAGCGTTGATCTTGGCCGCGGTCTGGTGCTCCCCAATCCCGTCATGACCGCCTCCGGTACCTTCGGGTACGGTGAAGAGGCTTCGGAGTATTTCGACATCGCCGAACTGGGCGCGGTGGTGGTCAAGGGGATCTCCGCCGAACCGAGGCAGGGCAACCCGCCCCCGAGGGTCGTGGAGACCCCTTCGGGCATGCTCAACTCCATCGGCCTGCAGAACGTGGGCATGGAGGCGTTCATCGCGGAGAAGATGCCCTTTTTGAGGAAGCGCGGCGCACGGGTCATCGTCAACGTCCTGGGGAGCACCGTTGAAGAGTACATCAAGGTGTGCGAGACCTTGAGCGGGGTTGAAGGAATCTCGGCCCTGGAGATCAACATCTCCTGCCCCAACGTCAAGGAGGGGGGCGTACAGTTCGGGATGAAGCAGGCCCTGGCGGCGGGGCTGGTCAAGGCCCTCAGGCCGGTCACGGAGCTTCACCTCATGGTAAAACTTTCTCCCAACTGCGGCGACATCGCCGGGGTGGCCTGCGCGGTTCAGGGAGCGGGGGCCGACTCGGTATCCCTCATCAACACCATCACCGGGATGGAGATCGACATCGCCACCAGAAAACCGTTCCTCGGCGGTTTGGTTGGCGGGCTTTCCGGTCCGGCCGTCACGCCCGTGGCGCTGAGGATGGTCCACGAGGCGTTCAAGGCCGTGAAGATCCCCGTCGTCGGTATCGGGGGCATCTCCGACAGTGCCACCGCCCTGAAGTTTCTCATCGCGGGGGCGAGAGCCGTCCAGGTAGGGACGGCCACATTTGTCGATCCTCTCGCGCCGGTCAGGATACTCGAAGGGGTGCGGAAATACTGCATGGAGGAAGGTGTCGGGGTCCTGGAACTGTCCGGTTCACTCGTGACGGACACCGGATGA
- the pyrF gene encoding orotidine-5'-phosphate decarboxylase — protein sequence MNTGLMVALDMDDGDEAVELSDDIGHEVAALKVGSQLFTRHGPRIVERIIGSGGKVFLDLKYHDIPNTVAGAVRGASALGVSWLTVHASGGRDMIRAAREAAGDARILAVTVLTSLDRDAVKEIGWNGDIRERVLSLAVMAREAGADGVVCSPLEVSAVRAVVDDHCALVIPGIRPAGTAADDQSRIATPEKAVADGADYLVVGRPIVKAADRKEAVRMILDEMERGSAARGTG from the coding sequence TTGAACACGGGTCTCATGGTGGCACTGGACATGGACGACGGTGATGAGGCCGTGGAACTGTCCGACGACATCGGACATGAGGTTGCCGCCCTGAAAGTGGGTTCCCAGCTTTTCACCCGCCATGGTCCACGGATCGTGGAAAGGATCATCGGATCGGGAGGCAAGGTCTTCCTGGATCTGAAGTACCACGATATTCCGAACACCGTCGCCGGCGCCGTCCGGGGGGCATCGGCATTGGGAGTCAGCTGGCTTACCGTTCACGCTTCCGGGGGGCGGGACATGATCCGGGCCGCCAGGGAAGCCGCCGGCGACGCCAGGATCCTGGCAGTCACGGTCCTGACAAGTCTTGACCGGGACGCTGTGAAGGAGATAGGCTGGAACGGTGATATCAGGGAGCGGGTCCTGAGCCTTGCGGTTATGGCCCGGGAGGCGGGGGCAGACGGGGTCGTCTGTTCGCCTCTCGAAGTCAGCGCCGTGAGGGCTGTGGTGGATGACCATTGCGCTCTTGTTATACCGGGGATCAGGCCTGCCGGAACCGCCGCCGATGACCAGTCCAGGATCGCCACCCCGGAAAAAGCCGTTGCCGACGGGGCCGATTACCTTGTTGTCGGCAGGCCTATCGTCAAGGCAGCCGACAGGAAAGAGGCTGTGCGGATGATCCTCGATGAGATGGAACGGGGATCGGCCGCCAGGGGAACGGGCTGA
- a CDS encoding response regulator, producing MAKRILIVEDNIVILTMQKQIFEMEGYDIVTAQEGMDALKKVHEESPDVVLLDVNIPGMNGFELCRQIKEDPNLRRIIVVMISAVYYSDEDAKKGMAMGADAYFTKPYENEVLQSKIKELIESRDG from the coding sequence ATGGCCAAGAGAATTCTCATCGTTGAGGATAATATTGTCATCCTCACCATGCAAAAGCAGATCTTCGAGATGGAGGGGTACGATATCGTCACCGCCCAGGAAGGGATGGACGCTCTCAAGAAGGTCCACGAGGAGAGTCCCGATGTCGTTCTCCTCGACGTCAACATCCCGGGAATGAACGGGTTCGAGCTCTGCCGGCAGATCAAGGAGGATCCAAATTTAAGGAGGATCATCGTCGTCATGATCTCCGCCGTCTACTATTCGGATGAGGACGCCAAAAAGGGCATGGCCATGGGTGCCGATGCCTACTTCACCAAACCCTACGAGAACGAGGTTCTCCAGAGCAAGATCAAGGAACTCATCGAAAGCAGGGATGGATAA
- the pyrE gene encoding orotate phosphoribosyltransferase — protein sequence MDNNGLLEIFRENGGLLKGHFGLTSGRHSDTYLQCAQVLQHPELARRIGRELALRAAELFGEKGEGGVNLVVSPAVGGIVIGHEVAAALGVRAIFSERVGGEMTFRRGFAVQPGDRVLAVEDVVTTGGSIRETAELASASGGEVLATASIVHRYTEEPVAPTGLPHLSLLQVHALAYDPEGCPQCLEGIPVEKPGSRHLSPKQAL from the coding sequence ATGGATAACAACGGCCTCCTCGAAATCTTCAGGGAGAACGGGGGTCTCCTCAAGGGGCACTTCGGCCTGACCTCCGGGCGTCACAGCGACACCTACCTTCAATGCGCCCAGGTCCTCCAGCACCCCGAACTTGCCAGGAGGATAGGCAGGGAACTTGCCCTCCGCGCCGCCGAGCTTTTTGGTGAAAAAGGGGAGGGGGGCGTCAACCTTGTTGTCTCCCCGGCTGTGGGAGGGATCGTCATCGGTCACGAAGTGGCCGCCGCCCTTGGGGTAAGGGCCATCTTCAGCGAACGCGTAGGAGGGGAGATGACCTTCCGGCGCGGATTCGCCGTCCAGCCCGGCGACCGGGTCCTTGCCGTGGAGGACGTGGTCACCACCGGAGGGTCGATCCGGGAAACAGCCGAACTGGCCTCTGCCTCAGGAGGAGAAGTGCTGGCGACGGCCTCCATCGTACACCGTTACACAGAAGAACCGGTGGCACCCACCGGCCTGCCGCACCTTTCCCTGCTCCAGGTACACGCCCTTGCCTACGATCCGGAAGGTTGTCCCCAATGTCTTGAAGGGATTCCTGTAGAAAAACCGGGGAGTAGGCACCTCTCACCTAAACAGGCACTTTAA
- a CDS encoding MerR family transcriptional regulator: MSKLVKRKDICRMLGISPSKVNFYTTQGLFPLEGRTQGGYGLYDSDKIRGRFARISELKSERLTIAEILERILEEERERGQFLELQFND; this comes from the coding sequence ATGTCGAAGCTTGTCAAGCGTAAGGATATCTGCCGCATGCTGGGGATCTCCCCTTCCAAGGTGAACTTCTACACCACCCAGGGACTGTTCCCCCTCGAAGGGAGGACCCAGGGCGGTTACGGTCTCTACGACTCCGACAAGATCCGTGGGCGTTTCGCCCGGATCTCGGAGCTCAAAAGTGAGAGGCTCACCATTGCCGAGATCCTGGAACGGATCCTGGAGGAGGAAAGGGAAAGAGGGCAGTTCCTCGAACTGCAGTTCAATGATTGA
- a CDS encoding GAF domain-containing protein, whose amino-acid sequence MTKTDTRLRLLVRRSPGLPEQQLGKFLPGRLFQVDVADCADELELMLRGTEPDVVLLDLSTPTLDNRKSFDVVRLLAQPPPILVFGPRENLSLLSNFIKHGAHTMFFIEDDPDVITHAIRQAADLSRLRRENRRLRTALDQKNRTVGILEHLGEAMSTVFDVRRILNLTLKVVRRALDCEACGLYLLDGDSPDLVDVRDLGFTDGHPQMKLWNGGGANRSDILRAAAQACHDRGQSIKLDTSADVAAIIPGSNESQDGGEITCLLAAPLKVGKLKLGTLVAVNRLDGAGFTQRDEDIIVAVGRQTALALAGMQSAERETSFREELSAQVQVATGKLKERNLELTRRLREKEEANRKIREMAEEIADKNSSLEDMVKQFAVIHEVSQVIGSELQDEKLIRKIIVETAALLKAETVSVMLKNGDGCLRIKHAEGLDTDIIKATRVRPGEGISGWVAEEGKPILVRDVSSIRKDAPDKTLYHSDSLLCVPLKIKGQVSGVLNVTNRKGGGSFDERDLFLLTILGNHAAIAIENAKLYTAIRESYFKTIKALVNAVEAKDSWTKDHSENVTNYSLKIADYLGLSDQQKDIIRYAGVLHDIGKIVISSTITDKPGKLTGDEWERIKEHPLIGQRILDPIDYLEPVKICIQTHHERCDGSGYPFGLRAHEIPLETRILSVADAYDAMIHSRPYRSALTVKDAVDELKRSAGSQFDQAVVGSLVRIIEAEDREESIRH is encoded by the coding sequence GTGACCAAGACCGATACCAGACTCAGGCTTCTGGTCCGAAGAAGTCCAGGGCTACCGGAGCAGCAGCTCGGGAAGTTCCTTCCCGGCCGCCTGTTTCAGGTGGACGTGGCAGATTGCGCCGATGAACTGGAGCTTATGCTCCGCGGCACCGAACCGGACGTCGTCCTTCTCGATCTGTCGACGCCGACCCTGGACAACCGCAAATCCTTCGACGTGGTCAGGTTACTTGCCCAGCCACCCCCGATCCTTGTTTTCGGACCCAGGGAAAACCTGTCCCTGCTCTCCAATTTCATCAAGCACGGTGCCCACACCATGTTCTTTATCGAGGACGATCCGGATGTCATTACCCATGCCATCCGGCAGGCCGCCGACCTTTCCCGCCTTCGCAGGGAAAACCGGCGTCTCCGGACGGCCCTGGATCAGAAGAACCGTACCGTTGGGATCCTGGAGCATCTCGGTGAAGCCATGTCCACGGTCTTCGACGTCCGGCGGATCCTCAACCTCACCTTGAAGGTCGTTCGCCGCGCCCTGGATTGCGAGGCATGCGGCCTGTATCTGCTTGATGGTGACAGCCCGGATCTGGTGGACGTGAGAGACCTGGGGTTCACGGACGGGCACCCCCAGATGAAACTGTGGAACGGCGGGGGCGCCAACAGGTCCGACATCCTTCGGGCAGCTGCCCAGGCGTGCCACGACAGGGGCCAGTCCATCAAGCTGGACACCAGCGCCGACGTGGCGGCCATCATTCCGGGTTCGAACGAGAGCCAGGACGGCGGGGAGATCACGTGCCTGCTGGCCGCTCCCCTCAAGGTCGGGAAGCTGAAACTGGGAACCCTGGTGGCGGTCAACAGGCTCGACGGAGCCGGTTTCACTCAACGGGACGAGGATATCATCGTGGCGGTGGGCCGGCAGACCGCCCTCGCCCTGGCAGGGATGCAATCCGCCGAAAGGGAGACCAGTTTCCGGGAGGAACTCTCGGCCCAGGTGCAGGTGGCCACCGGAAAGCTCAAGGAGCGGAACCTGGAACTGACCAGGAGGCTGCGCGAGAAGGAGGAAGCCAACAGGAAGATCCGGGAAATGGCCGAGGAGATCGCCGACAAGAACAGCTCCCTCGAGGACATGGTCAAGCAGTTTGCCGTTATCCACGAGGTCAGCCAGGTCATCGGTTCGGAACTCCAGGACGAAAAGCTCATCCGCAAGATCATCGTGGAAACGGCAGCCCTTCTCAAGGCCGAGACCGTATCGGTCATGCTTAAAAACGGCGACGGTTGCCTCAGGATAAAGCACGCGGAAGGTCTCGACACCGATATCATCAAGGCGACGAGAGTGAGGCCGGGGGAGGGGATCTCGGGATGGGTGGCCGAGGAAGGCAAGCCTATCCTCGTCAGGGACGTATCCAGCATACGGAAGGATGCCCCTGACAAGACCCTTTACCACAGCGATTCGCTCCTGTGCGTCCCTCTCAAGATCAAGGGCCAGGTGTCGGGTGTCCTGAACGTCACCAACCGCAAGGGCGGCGGCTCTTTCGACGAGAGGGACCTTTTCCTCCTGACGATCCTCGGCAACCATGCCGCTATCGCCATCGAGAACGCGAAGCTTTACACCGCCATCCGGGAGAGCTATTTCAAGACCATCAAGGCCCTCGTCAACGCCGTGGAGGCCAAGGACAGCTGGACCAAGGACCATTCGGAGAACGTGACCAACTACAGCCTGAAGATCGCCGATTACCTGGGCCTCTCCGACCAGCAGAAAGACATCATCCGTTACGCGGGCGTGCTCCACGACATCGGGAAGATCGTCATCTCAAGCACCATCACCGACAAGCCCGGAAAGCTGACCGGCGACGAGTGGGAGCGGATCAAGGAACACCCCCTTATCGGACAGCGCATCCTCGACCCCATCGACTACCTGGAACCGGTCAAGATCTGCATCCAGACCCATCACGAGCGGTGTGACGGTTCCGGGTACCCATTTGGCCTGCGGGCTCACGAGATCCCCCTTGAGACGCGCATCCTTTCGGTGGCGGACGCCTACGATGCCATGATCCATTCTCGTCCCTACCGTTCGGCCCTCACCGTAAAGGACGCGGTGGACGAACTGAAAAGATCGGCCGGGTCCCAGTTCGACCAGGCAGTGGTGGGGAGCCTGGTCCGGATCATCGAGGCGGAAGACAGGGAAGAGTCAATTAGGCACTGA